In Lutra lutra chromosome 13, mLutLut1.2, whole genome shotgun sequence, one genomic interval encodes:
- the LOC125083900 gene encoding adropin isoform X2 translates to MGAAISQGALIAIVCNGLVGFLLLLLWVILCWACHSRSADIDSLSESSPNSSPGPCPEKAPPPQKPSHEGSYLLQP, encoded by the coding sequence ATGGGGGCAGCCATCTCCCAGGGGGCCCTCATTGCCATCGTCTGCAACGGCCTCGTAGGcttcttgctgctgctgctctgggtCATTCTCTGCTGGGCCTGCCATTCCCGCTCTGCGGACATCGACTCTCTCTCCGAATCCAGTCCCAACTCCAGCCCCGGCCCCTGTCCTGAGAAGGCACCCCCGCCCCAGAAGCCCAGCCATGAAGGCAGCTACCTGCTGCAGCCCTGA
- the LOC125083900 gene encoding translation initiation factor IF-2 isoform X1 translates to MTAAAQRWLHPPTGRGPPPASRKRGPPLFLLPAEPSRAQPNVVERSRAQPSLAEHRAPAAAAARTPPNELASSRGRGGGTAPGGGGAGSPQTARGRGRPGRAAAGAAGGGCAAEGEGRGRGHRPCPPPPAPPSPAPRPQAPESQSAPSIPLPRTLPAGAHRAQLRLRTAGGYPLPRIH, encoded by the exons ATGACGGCAGCGGCGCAGAGATGGCTCCACCCGCCCACTGGCCGCGGGCCGCCGCCGGCCTCCAGGAAGCGAGGTCCTCCGCTGTTTTTGCTGCCTGCCGAGCCCAGCCGAGCCCAGCCGAACGTAGTCGAACGTAGCCGAGCGCAGCCGAGCCTAGCCGAACACCGCGCCCCGGCCGCAGCCGCCGCCCGAACTCCGCCGAACGAGCTAGCGAGCAGCCGCGGCCGCGGAGGAGGCACCGCCCCAGGGGGAGGAGGTGCCGGCTCGCCGCAGACCGCCCGCGGCAGAGGCCGCCCCGGTCGCGCGGCGGCGGGAGCGGCCGGCGGAGGCTGCGCGGCCGAGGGGGAGGGCCGGGGGAGGGGACATCGCCCCTGCCCgcctcctcccgcccccccctcccccgccccgcgcccgcaGGCTCCCGAGTCTCAGTCGGCGCCCAGCATCCCGCTGCCCCGGACCCTCCCTGCGGGCGCGCACCGGGCTCAACTCAG GCTCAGGACTGCAGGTGGATATCCACTGCCCAGGATTCACTGA